A single Glycine soja cultivar W05 chromosome 14, ASM419377v2, whole genome shotgun sequence DNA region contains:
- the LOC114384598 gene encoding gibberellin 3-beta-dioxygenase 1-like, translating into MVTTLSEAYRDHPLHLHHIIPLDFSSLRTIPDSHAWPQSEDGDDDNHGAGSCIPIIDLMDPSAMELIGLACENWGAFQLTNHGIPLSVAEGVEEEAKRLFALPADQKLKALRSAAGATGYGRARISPFFPKHMWHEGFTIMGSPCDDAKKIWHNDCARFCHIMNNYQKQMKALAEKLTHMIFNLLGNISEEQKRWIGSTNLCEAVQLNFYPCCPEPNRAMGLAPHTDTSLLTILHQSQTNGLQIFQEGAGWVPVHPHPGTLFVHTGDILHILSNSWFRCALHRVMVNSMRQRYSAAYFYAPPMDHVVSPLVLDSLPRFRSLTVKEYIGIKAKNLGGALSLISMLNNN; encoded by the exons ATGGTTACTACTCTTTCTGAAGCCTATAGGGACCACCCTCTCCACCTTCATCATATTATCCCCTTAGACTTTTCTTCACTTAGGACCATACCTGATTCCCATGCATGGCCTCAATCTGaagatggtgatgatgataaTCATGGAGCTGGATCATGCATACCCATCATTGACCTCATGGATCCTAGTGCCATGGAACTCATAGGCCTTGCTTGTGAGAATTGGGGTGCCTTCCAATTGACGAACCATGGCATACCCTTGAGTGTTGCTGAAGGGGTTGAAGAAGAGGCAAAGAGGCTCTTCGCACTCCCTGCCGACCAGAAACTGAAGGCATTGAGATCGGCCGCCGGTGCCACCGGCTACGGCCGAGCTCGGATATCACCGTTCTTCCCCAAGCACATGTGGCATGAAGGGTTCACCATCATGGGGTCTCCAtgtgatgatgccaaaaagatCTGGCATAATGACTGTGCACGGTTTTG CCACATAATGAACAATTACCAGAAACAAATGAAGGCTCTAGCAGAGAAGCTAACACACATGATATTCAACTTATTGGGGAATATTTCTGAGGAACAAAAGCGGTGGATTGGTTCAACCAACCTCTGTGAAGCTGTTCAGTTAAACTTCTACCCTTGTTGCCCCGAGCCTAACCGAGCCATGGGCCTTGCCCCTCACACAGACACTTCCCTCCTCACAATCCTCCACCAAAGCCAAACCAATGGCCTCCAGATCTTCCAGGAAGGAGCAGGGTGGGTCCCTGTGCACCCTCACCCTGGCACCCTTTTTGTTCACACTGGTGACATACTTCACATCTTGTCCAACTCATGGTTTAGATGTGCACTGCATCGTGTCATGGTGAATAGTATGAGGCAAAGATACTCAGCGGCTTATTTCTATGCCCCCCCTATGGATCATGTAGTTTCTCCTTTGGTTCTTGATTCCTTGCCTCGGTTTCGTTCCTTGACTGTGAAGGAGTATATTGGCATTAAGGCCAAGAACCTTGGGGGAGCATTGTCGTTGATTAGTATGCTTAATAATAACTAA